From the genome of Hyperolius riggenbachi isolate aHypRig1 chromosome 9, aHypRig1.pri, whole genome shotgun sequence, one region includes:
- the SLC25A29 gene encoding mitochondrial basic amino acids transporter, whose product MALDFLAGCAGGAAGVLVGHPFDTVKVRLQVQSVSKPLYRGTIHCFQSIIKQETAWGLYKGVGSPMMGLTFINALVFGVQGNTIRYLGNDTPLNQFLAGAAAGAIQCVICCPMELAKTRMQLQGTGEYKSRSKTYKNSLDCLVKIHRKEGWKGINRGMVTTFFRETPSFGFYFLTYDYLSRYLHCEINDRYIIPKLLFAGGMSGIVSWLSTYPIDVIKSRLQADGVGGVNQYNGILDCVRKSYQVEGLRVFSRGLTSTLLRAFPVNAATFATVTLFLMYMRSDSPTGECETGPALQQPNSMEISRADVREQAPM is encoded by the exons GTGCGTCTCCAAGTTCAGAGTGTATCCAAACCGCTTTATCGTGGGACTATCCACTGCTTCCAGTCCATCATCAAGCAAGAAACT GCATGGGGACTGTACAAAGGAGTGGGCTCCCCCATGATGGGACTGACATTCATCAATGCTCTGGTGTTTGGCGTTCAAGGGAACACCATTCGATACCTCGGTAACGACACCCCGTTGAACCAGTTCTTGGCCGGCGCTGCAGCAGGTGCCATCCAgtgtgtgatctgctgccctatGGAACTGGCCAAAAccaggatgcagctgcagggcacCGGAGAGTACAAATCCAGATCCAAGACCTACAAGAATTCTTTAGATTGTCTGGTCAAAATCCACCGCAAAGAAGGTTGGAAGGGGATCAACAGAGGCATGGTGACCACTTTTTTCAGGGAAACCCCAAGCTTTGGCTTCTACTTCTTGACCTACGATTATCTCAGCAGGTACCTTCATTGTGAAATCAACGACAGGTACATTATCCCCAAGCTGTTGTTTGCTGGAGGCATGTCTGGCATCGTGTCTTGGCTCTCCACCTACCCCATCGACGTCATCAAATCCCGCCTTCAAGCCGATGGCGTTGGTGGTGTGAACCAATACAACGGCATTTTGGACTGCGTCAGAAAGAGTTACCAAGTGGAGGGGTTGAGGGTGTTCTCGAGAGGTCTGACGTCTACCTTGCTGAGGGCTTTCCCTGTCAATGCTGCTACCTTTGCCACTGTCACGCTGTTCCTCATGTACATGAGATCAGACAGCCCCACTGGTGAATGTGAAACGGGACCTGCGTTACAACAGCCAAACAGCATGGAGATTTCCCGCGCTGATGTGCGTGAACAAGCGCCCATGTAA